Proteins encoded in a region of the Desulfosoma sp. genome:
- a CDS encoding aminotransferase class IV produces MSAGRAVSKKRIVWWNNKLLPEDEVCISPFDRGLLYGDGLFETLRAENGQPLYVTDHWKRLREAAIQLRFFDKGDENATWVCLESPWVWRERISAVLKRNGLHQGIARVKILLTRGPISGVGLPRSTTPTIGILAEPYTPPSSEEYDRGWTLCTLSKGWTPPTAAMKTLNYLFYLWARQQALDAGYDESLIYDKDGRMAETATGNLLFLTEGHCAVSASPYRLKGTTEGRLVELLREDGWIVEEKDLQEKDLSNFHAVWMTNALLGIMPIRAIDGRPLPRLLGFEASRYRDLFFRRGLQDP; encoded by the coding sequence ATGAGCGCCGGCCGAGCCGTTTCCAAAAAACGAATTGTCTGGTGGAATAACAAACTCTTACCGGAAGACGAAGTGTGCATTTCGCCTTTTGACCGAGGTTTGCTGTACGGGGACGGCTTGTTTGAAACCCTTCGTGCCGAAAATGGTCAACCCCTGTACGTCACGGACCATTGGAAACGACTCAGGGAAGCCGCAATACAGCTTCGGTTTTTCGATAAAGGCGACGAAAACGCGACCTGGGTTTGTCTAGAATCACCTTGGGTATGGAGGGAGCGTATCAGCGCCGTTTTGAAAAGGAACGGGCTACATCAAGGAATTGCCCGTGTGAAGATTCTCTTAACTCGGGGTCCTATCTCGGGCGTAGGACTTCCACGGTCTACGACCCCCACCATAGGGATTCTGGCGGAACCTTACACACCACCATCCTCGGAAGAATATGACCGAGGATGGACGCTGTGCACCCTGTCCAAAGGATGGACGCCTCCTACGGCGGCCATGAAAACCCTCAACTATCTTTTTTATTTATGGGCTCGCCAACAGGCTTTGGACGCGGGTTATGATGAATCCCTCATTTACGACAAAGATGGACGTATGGCCGAAACGGCTACGGGAAATCTTTTGTTCTTGACCGAAGGACATTGTGCGGTGTCCGCGAGCCCATATCGTCTTAAAGGCACCACCGAAGGGCGCCTTGTGGAACTCCTTCGCGAGGACGGCTGGATAGTGGAGGAAAAAGATCTTCAGGAAAAAGACCTTTCTAATTTTCATGCCGTTTGGATGACCAACGCCCTTTTGGGCATTATGCCCATCCGCGCCATTGACGGCAGACCTTTGCCGCGGCTTTTGGGCTTTGAGGCCTCCCGGTATCGGGATCTTTTTTTTCGCAGAGGTCTTCAGGACCCGTAG